A window of the Fulvia fulva chromosome 11, complete sequence genome harbors these coding sequences:
- a CDS encoding Short-chain dehydrogenase/reductase, with amino-acid sequence MGSIWSQSVLIPAPALTVAKLPDQFGKVVVVTGGYSGIGSELAEMLYSRNATVFIAGRDVQQAKKCMQGIQTKHASSSGRLEYLHLDLADMVSIRRAGEDFLARSDRLDVLVNNAGVMTPAVGSKTAQGYELQLGVNCLGPHLFTQLVMPRLLQTAETAPAGSVRVLWAGSVAVELAPRAGMSWTEGVDAAPVTSSDQASNYSISKTGNVLLAMETARRYGKRGIISVAYNPGNLRTGLQRHMAWWQYMVARMVLYSPHLGACTVLFAGWSDAVTFALNGAYVWPWGRVGSLRKDILQATQPIDCGGCAVGERFWLWCERVTQA; translated from the coding sequence ATGGGATCAATCTGGAGCCAATCGGTCTTGATTCCTGCTCCAGCGCTCACAGTCGCAAAGCTGCCGGATCAATTTGGCAAAGTAGTGGTCGTTACTGGCGGCTACTCGGGAATTGGCTCGGAACTGGCTGAGATGCTGTATTCTCGCAATGCGACGGTTTTCATCGCAGGTCGAGACGTGCAGCAAGCGAAAAAGTGCATGCAGGGAATCCAAACGAAGCATGCCTCGTCCTCTGGTCGTCTCGAGTACCTGCATCTGGACTTGGCAGATATGGTGTCCATTCGGCGCGCGGGTGAAGATTTCTTGGCACGCTCCGATCGCCTTGATGTCTTGGTGAACAACGCCGGTGTGATGACGCCAGCGGTGGGAAGCAAAACTGCACAAGGGTATGAGCTGCAGCTCGGCGTCAACTGCCTCGGGCCTCATCTCTTTACGCAGCTCGTGATGCCTCGCCTCCTGCAGACGGCGGAGACTGCGCCAGCTGGAAGTGTGCGAGTGCTCTGGGCTGGCTCGGTGGCAGTGGAGCTCGCACCTCGCGCAGGCATGTCCTGGACAGAGGGTGTAGACGCAGCACCTGTAACGTCCAGCGACCAGGCAAGCAATTACAGCATCAGCAAGACGGGCAACGTGTTGCTCGCCATGGAGACGGCTCGTCGGTACGGCAAGAGGGGCATCATCAGCGTGGCGTACAATCCAGGCAATCTGAGGACCGGCTTGCAGAGGCACATGGCGTGGTGGCAGTATATGGTGGCCAGGATGGTGTTGTATTCCCCGCACCTGGGAGCGTGCACGGTGTTGTTTGCAGGGTGGTCGGATGCCGTGACTTTCGCACTAAACGGCGCATACGTCTGGCCCTGGGGTCGCGTTGGAAGTCTCCGGAAAGACATTTTGCAAGCCACGCAACCCATCGACTGCGGTGGGTGCGCAGTGGGGGAGCGGTTTTGGCTGTGGTGTGAGCGGGTCACTCAAGCCTAG
- a CDS encoding FAD-dependent monooxygenase DEP4 — translation MRQERTNAAHDDVFDVIVVGAGWSGLIAAKTFLQVRPSANLLIIDSDSTIGGTWSKSRLYPNLRCEAGWGLFHFSDLNMDHEGIGRDDTIPGSAVYRYLDAYAAKFDLHRRTLLDTKAERIERVDQPIPWRLRILTSQTPRTLHCHKLIVATGLTSRPFIPDVPRDDFRGQIYHSKELGILATQEALTDDAVQDVTVYGGSKSAFEAVYYLVQLGKRVQWIIRPDGGGPSMMTPVKMLGFLPSFNLNNTRFFGVLSPNVFDRSSWWYRCFHGPHRLAIADWVVMTYWRVTTWMMCLSANYGRSCNGEKLKPHLGLESSFWSPATLGVMTCPNLWDYIHDAKLITVHRQSVQKLSSGHVELDNGVCLASDAFIFATGWQANHSIFDDVECEDLGLPRPPDTVSGKSSAFIQLRRSAEEKVVRDLPLLSHSPPGYEVQPGDDYQLYRFLVPTSEKYGDGSIAYIGFLRNTGLPIVLEAQALWATAYLLGLMELPGHDQRQWEAVQTSAWIRRRYLCGRKVPFALFDWFSYVDQLYADLGVVSRRKGNWFSETFAVYRPEEFRGVVQEWLAGHQPVM, via the exons ATGCGGCAAGAGCGGACAAATGCCGCACACGACGATGTGTTTGATGTGATCGTGGTTGGGGCAGGATGGAGTGGCTTGATCGCAGCAAAGACGTTCCTCCAAGTGCGGCCAAGCGCAAACCTCTTGATCATCGACAGTGACTCCACCATCGGCGGAACATGGAGCAAAAGTCGACTATATCCAAACTTGCGCTGTGAGGCGGGATGGGGTCTTTTTCACTTCTCGGATCTGAACATGGACCATGAAGGCATCGGGCGTGATGATACCATTCCTGGATCCGCAGTATATCGTTATCTCGACGCATATGCGGCCAAATTTGATCTGCACCGGCGCACGTTGCTCGACACCAAAGCAGAAAGGATCGAAAGGGTGGACCAGCCAATTCCATGGCGCTTGCGGATCTTGACCTCTCAGACGCCGCGCACGCTTCACTGCCACAAACTCATCGTCGCAACGGGCCTGACATCAAGACCATTTATACCTGATGTCCCTCGCGATGACTTTCGTGGGCAAATCTACCACTCCAAGGAACTGGGCATACTGGCGACTCAAGAAGCCTTAACTGACGATGCTGTGCAAGATGTCACGGTATATGGAGGATCCAAATCAGCTTTCGAAGCAGTGTACTACCTCGTGCAGCTGGGCAAGAGAGTGCAGTGGATCATCCGGCCAGACGGTGGAGGGCCCTCCATGATGACACCGGTGAAAATGCTTGGCTTTCTTCCCAGCTTCAACCTGAACAACACCCGCTTCTTTGGGGTGCTTTCACCCAATGTATTTGATAGAAGCAGTTGGTGGTACCGATGCTTCCACGGACCCCACAGACTAGCCATCGCTGACTGGGTTGTCATGACATATTGGCGTGTCACTACCTGGATGATGTGTCTCTCAGCCAACTATGGCCGTAGTTGCAATGGGGAGAAATTGAAGCCTCATCTTGGACTGGAGTCTTCGTTCTGGAGTCCCGCCACATTGGGCGTGATGACGTGCCCCAACCTGTGGGACTACATCCACGACGCAAAGCTCATCACAGTCCACCGTCAATCGGTGCAGAAGCTTTCTAGCGGCCACGTGGAGCTCGATAACGGCGTGTGCTTGGCGAGTGATGCTTTCATCTTCGCCACTGGCTGGCAGGCCAATCACTCCATATTCGACGATGTTGAATGCGAAGACTTGGGGCTTCCGCGGCCGCCCGATACTGTCAGTGGGAAGAGCTCAGCCTTCATCCAGCTTCGACGGTCAGCGGAGGAGAAAGTGGTCCGCGATCTGCCTTTGCTGTCTCACAGCCCGCCTGGCTATGAGGTCCAGCCTGGGGACGACTACCAGTTGTATAGATTCCTTGTTCCGACGTCGGAGAAGTACGGCGATGGCTCCATCGCATACATTGGCTTCCTGCGAAACACTGGTCTGCCGATCGTGTTGGAAGCGCAGGCACTATGGGCGACAGCGTACTTGCTCGGATTGATGGAGCTTCCGGGACACGATCAGCGGCAATGGGAGGCCGTTCAGACGAGTGCATGGATTCGTAGACGGTATCTCTGCGGCAGAAAAGTCCCGTTTGCGCTTTTTGACTGGTTTTCG TACGTCGACCAGCTCTATGCAGACTTGGGAGTCGTGTCTCGTCGAAAGGGCAATTGGTTCTCGGAGACTTTTGCTGTGTATCGGCCGGAGGAATTTCGTGGAGTGGTGCAGGAGTGGCTGGCAGGGCATCAGCCTGTCATGTGA
- a CDS encoding Cytochrome P450 monooxygenase lcsK, whose product MMAVMYEDSMSSSQTALSIALGGVVVHTVYFQRYEYHRHLYSLLGISFAITAFYPYFLYRWLAKSPADSIYIATFHGGSLVGGAVLSTILYRLFLSPLNRFPGPFSARLTDFWLAFHVGKKLNQYQRLQDLHRRYGRIVRTGATHLSISDPTFVEPVLGYNATTVKGAWYDIDYPHHSLHEERDPAKHEAKRRLWAPAFSVSALRSYDREIQPVNRKFVQRITELEGVPMNITYWISIHMFLVMQATVFGKHDALTGSGEAAAMVEVLSSGMEILGLVLPPWFIRLLKLIPGNPLADFHAFTNRELENAVRSNFYLGKDADHPSSRSMVSWLHRIYEHEPDPATNALFRVDARLLITAGSETSASAMIYLFYLLAKHPDHVLIIREELGACIQGVESWSDVDINSCKHLNACIKEALRLFPPGPSGVFRLTPPQGLQVGEIYIPGNTNIQLPTFSVHRDASAYVQAEAFIPERWYSKPELIKNINAWVPFAHGPYQCIGKSLAMMEIRSLTAKVLLAHDVRLAPGEDGSLLLNESKDHFSMSLAPLNLVFNRVK is encoded by the exons ATGATGGCGGTCATGTATGAGGACTCAATGAGCAGCTCGCAAACAGCACTTTCCATCGCTCTTGGGGGCGTGGTGGTCCACACCGTGTACTTTCAACGTTACGAGTACCACCGCCATTTGTACAGCCTTCTCGGCATCTCGTTTGCGATCACTGCGTTCTATCCGTACTTCTTGTATCGATGGCTTGCAAAATCTCCAGCGGATTCCATCTACATTGCTACATTCCATGGTGGCTCTCTCGTCGGCGGTGCTGTGTTGAGTACGATCCTCTATCGCCTATTCTTGTCACCCTTGAACCggtttcctggcccatttTCCGCACGCTTGACCGATTTTTGGTTGGCTTTCCATGTCGGCAAGAAGCTGAACCAGTACCAAAGGCTGCAGGATTTGCACCG ACGATACGGCCGGATTGTACGCACTGGCGCAACCCATCTCTCCATATCAGATCCTACCTTCGTGGAGCCGGTGCTGGGATACAATGCTACCACAGTCAAAGGAGCTTGGTACGACATCGACTACCCCCATCACTCTCTTCACGAGGAGCGAGACCCAGCAAAGCATGAAGCGAAACGAAGGCTTTGGGCGCCAGCCTTTTCGGTCAGCGCTCTACGTTCTTATGACAGGGAGATTCAACCTGTGAATCGCAAGTTCGTGCAACGTATCACCGAGCTCGAGGGCGTTCCCATGAATATAACGTACTGGATCTCGATTCACATGTTCCTCGTCATGCAGGCCACCGTGTTTGGCAAGCATGATGCTCTTACCGGTAGCGGAGAAGCTGCTGCTATGGTCGAAGTCCTCTCGAGTGGTATGGAAATACTGGGTCTGGTGCTGCCCCCTTG GTTCATTCGTCTCTTGAAGCTCATACCAGGCAATCCGCTGGCAGATTTCCATGCCTTTACCAACCGAGAGTTGGAGAACGCAGTGCGATCCAACTTTTATCTTGGTAAAGATGCGGACCATCCAAGCAGCCGGAGTATGGTGTCTTGGCTCCACAGGATCTACGAGCATGAGCCAGATCCAGCGACCAACGCCCTATTCAGAGTGGACGCCAGACTACTTATCACGGCAGGCAGCGAAACGAGTGCATCTGCCATGATATATCTCTTTTATCTCTTGGCAAAGCATCCCGACCATGTACTGATAATCCGAGAGGAACTTGGAGCATGCATCCAAGGAGTTGAATCGTGGTCGGATGTCGACATCAATAGCTGCAAGCACCTAAATGCATGCATCAAGGAGGCATTGAGACTCTTCCCTCCTGGACCCAGCGGTGTCTTTCGCCTCACTCCACCACAAGGGCTGCAAGTCGGAGAGATCTACATCCCCGGTAACACGAACATACAGCTTCCGACTTTCAGTGTTCATCGCG ACGCATCCGCGTATGTGCAAGCTGAGGCGTTCATTCCAGAGCGTTGGTATAGCAAGCCCGAACTCATTAAGAACATCAATGCGTGGGTACCCTTCGCGCACGGGCCTTACCAATGCATCGGGAAGTCTTTGGCCATGATGGAGATTCGATCCTTGACTGCAAAGGTCTTATTGGCACACGATGTGCGTCTTGCACCAGGGGAAGACGGTTCTCTTCTACTGAACGAGTCGAAGGATCATTTCAGCATGTCGCTTGCACCCTTGAATCTAGTCTTCAATCGAGTAAAGTGA